The nucleotide sequence TTGGAACAAAGGTATTGTTCTGAGTTAGAATAGATTGTATCTAAAATATCCAGGTAACTAACTCAGATGTTTGCCAAATTAATCCTCGCATTAACTCCTATGGTATTGGCTCTGCCTTTGGCAATGGATATTTATGTGCCTGCTATCCCTCATCTAACACGGGATTTTCACGCTAGTGACACCCAAATGTTGATGACCTTGAATTTATTTATGCTCAGTGCAGGTTTTATGCAGCTAGTGATTGGGCCTATTTCTGACCATTATGGTCGTCGGAAAGTTTCACTCGTGGTAATTCTGTGTTTTGCTATTGGGTCAATCTGTTGTGGTTTGGCAGAGAACGTCTACGAATTGATTGGCTACCGCATTATTCAAGCATTAGGCTCCTGCGGTATGATCGTACTTGGTTTTGCAATGGTAAGAGATCATTATACGGGCGAAAAAAGCGCCAAAGCGTATAGTTTTTTAAATGGAATGATTTCCTTTTCTCCCATTTTTGCTACGTTTATAGGCAGTTATCTTGATCTTTATCTGGGATGGTCGGCAACTTTTTGGGCTCTTTTGCTGGTTGCCATACCTGCTTTGTATACAATAGGCATCTGGCTTGATGAGTCATTACCTGTCGCAAAGCGAACTCCTTTAACCGGAAAAATCTTTGTCCAATATTTCCATGTCATACGCAATCAGGATTTTGCTGTTTATACGATGGCCTCGGCTTTCGGCCATTGTTATCTCTATTTATTTTGTGCCTTGTCTCCTTATCTGATTCTTCGTGCTCTTCACATTCCACAAACTCATTATGGATTTTATTTTTGTTTTATGGGGATCTCTCTGCTGTTTGGCAGTTTTGTTGGCGGTTCGATTGTTGAGCGCCTGGGTATTTTAAAAACCTGTCTCTTGGGTTATTTGCTAACCCTTGTTGGGGGATTATGGATGCTTACCTGGTATTTGCTCCAGGGCTTAAGTATTCACAATTTTATTTATCCGATGTTACTTATCGGCACGGGTGGCACCTTCTGTATGGGAGCTGGCACAGGCGGTTCTATGGCACCCTTTGAAGAAGCAAAAGGAGCTGCTGCAGCGGCTGGAGGGGCATTACGCTTTTTATTTGCAGGACTTGTTGGTTATTTATTGATTAATAAAACCGTGACCTCTACCTTGCCTTTAGCAATCCCCGCTGTTTTATTTAGTCTTATTGGTATCAGTGTATTAGTCTTATCTAATCGCGAAACTGAGACCGAAACGGATATTGCTTATGATAGTTAAAATCTATCAAATTTATCAATATATTCGATTTTACTTATAATTGTCCTTTGCCTACAGTTACAGATGTAAACCCCACAAATTGGAGAGGACTATGATTACTGTAGGCAACAAATTTCCTGAGTTTCATCTTAAAGCGACTGTCACGAATGATATCCATAATGCTTTTAAAGTAATTACCAATGAAACTTATGAAGGTAAATG is from Legionella donaldsonii and encodes:
- a CDS encoding multidrug effflux MFS transporter, with translation MFAKLILALTPMVLALPLAMDIYVPAIPHLTRDFHASDTQMLMTLNLFMLSAGFMQLVIGPISDHYGRRKVSLVVILCFAIGSICCGLAENVYELIGYRIIQALGSCGMIVLGFAMVRDHYTGEKSAKAYSFLNGMISFSPIFATFIGSYLDLYLGWSATFWALLLVAIPALYTIGIWLDESLPVAKRTPLTGKIFVQYFHVIRNQDFAVYTMASAFGHCYLYLFCALSPYLILRALHIPQTHYGFYFCFMGISLLFGSFVGGSIVERLGILKTCLLGYLLTLVGGLWMLTWYLLQGLSIHNFIYPMLLIGTGGTFCMGAGTGGSMAPFEEAKGAAAAAGGALRFLFAGLVGYLLINKTVTSTLPLAIPAVLFSLIGISVLVLSNRETETETDIAYDS